The Brassica oleracea var. oleracea cultivar TO1000 chromosome C6, BOL, whole genome shotgun sequence genome includes a region encoding these proteins:
- the LOC106299251 gene encoding uncharacterized protein LOC106299251, with amino-acid sequence MKTAGSSVGGTKRKMWSRGVGGVVREQKAKLYIIRRCVVMLLCWHD; translated from the coding sequence ATGAAGACGGCCGGTTCAAGCGTAGGGGGAACGAAGAGGAAGATGTGGAGCCGAGGAGTAGGAGGAGTGGTTAGAGAGCAAAAGGCTAAGTTGTACATCATAAGGAGGTGTGTTGTCATGCTTCTTTGTTGGCATGACTAA